One Brassica oleracea var. oleracea cultivar TO1000 chromosome C7, BOL, whole genome shotgun sequence genomic window carries:
- the LOC106301980 gene encoding zinc finger CCCH domain-containing protein 64-like, which produces MDGLVVAHILFWLRGSGKFTLLGLSVSYLSGTESSDGQFGKYSQDDVDALRALADDSGVVDLFLTNEWPVGVTNRAAESDIPTEVSDSSCCDSNVSELVKEVKPRYPIAGSMGGVLCP; this is translated from the exons ATGGACGGGCTCGTGGTGGCACACATCTTGTTTTGGTTAAGAGGAAGTGGGAAGTTCACTCTTCTTG GTTTGTCTGTTTCTTACTTATCTGGTACGGAGTCATCTGATGGTCAGTTTGGGAAGTACAGTCAAGATGATGTTGATGCTCTTCGTGCTCTTGCTGATGATTCTGGAGTTGTTGATTTGTTTTTGAC TAATGAATGGCCTGTGGGAGTCACGAACAGAGCTGCGGAGTCTGATATTCCTACAGAGGTTTCTGATTCGTCTTGTTGTGATTCCAATGTTTCTGAATTGGTGAAGGAAGTTAAACCTCG TTATCCCATTGCAGGTTCGATGGGGGGTGTTCTATGCCCGTGA
- the LOC106301528 gene encoding flap endonuclease 1 — MGIKGLTKLLADNAPSAMKEQKFESYFGRKIAVDASMSIYQFLIVVGRAGTEMLTNEAGEVTSHLQGMFNRTIRLLEAGIKPVYVFDGKPPELKRQELAKRYSKRADATADLSGAIEAGNKEDIEKYSKRTVKVTKQHNDDCKRLLKLMGVPVVEATSEAEAQCAALCKAGKVYGVASEDMDSLTFGAPKFLRHLMDPSSRKIPVMEFDIAKILEELQLTMDQFIDLCILSGCDYCDSIRGIGGQTALKLIRQHGSIETILENINKERYQIPEEWPYNEARKLFKEPDVLTDEEQLDIKWTSPDEEGIVQFLVNENGFNIDRVTKAVEKIKSAKNKSSQGRLESFFKPVASSSVPAKRKEIPESNAKGAANKKTKGGGGRKKK, encoded by the exons ATGGGTATCAAG GGTTTAACGAAGCTTTTAGCCGACAATGCGCCTAGCGCCATGAAAGAGCAGAAGTTCGAGAGCTACTTCGGTCGGAAAATAGCTGTTGATGCAAGCATGAGCATTTACCAGTTCCTT ATTGTGGTGGGGAGAGCTGGGACTGAGATGCTCACCAACGAAGCTGGTGAAGTCACTAG CCATTTGCAAGGGATGTTTAATCGAACCATTCGTCTTCTCGAAGCTGGAATTAAGCCTGT GTATGTTTTTGATGGAAAGCCCCCGGAGTTAAAGAGACAAGAACTAGCCAAACG TTACTCCAAGAGAGCCGACGCAACTGCAGATTTGAGTGGTGCAATTGAG GCAGGAAACAAGGAGGACATTGAGAAGTACAGCAAACGAACTGTGAAG GTGACAAAGCAACACAATGACGACTGCAAAAGACTCTTGAAACTCATGGGGGTCCCCGTCGTTGAG GCCACTTCCGAGGCAGAAGCGCAATGTGCTGCACTTTGCAAAGCAGGAAAG GTGTATGGTGTGGCTTCTGAAGATATGGACTCCTTAACTTTTGGAGCTCCTAAGTTTCTTCGCCACCTGATGGATCCTAGCTCCAGAAAGATCCCTGTCATGGAATTTGACATTGCCAAG ATTCTAGAAGAGCTTCAACTTACCATGGATCAGTTCATCGATTTGTGCATATTGTCAGGATGTGACTATTGTGACAGCATCCGAG GTATCGGAGGGCAGACTGCCCTAAAGCTCATTCGCCAGCATGGCTCTATTGAGACAATACTCGAAAATATAAACAAAGAAAG GTATCAGATACCCGAGGAATGGCCATATAATGAAGCTCGTAAACTTTTTAAAGAACCTGATGTCTTAACTGATGAAGAGCAGCTCGATATCAAGTGGACCTCTCCAGATGAAGAG GGTATAGTTCAGTTTTTGGTGAATGAAAATGGATTCAACATAGATAGGGTAACCAAG GCGGTGGAGAAAATCAAATCTGCAAAGAACAAGTCATCCCAGGGAAG GTTGGAGTCATTTTTCAAGCCAGTCGCTAGCTCATCCGTGCCTGCTAAAAGAAAG GAAATCCCTGAGAGTAACGCTAAAGGAGCAGCAAATAAGAAAACTAAGGGAGGTGGTGGGAGGAAGAAGAAGTAA
- the LOC106301529 gene encoding uncharacterized protein LOC106301529 — translation MVVKKVEMKVDINCGKCKNAIMQAVAEIEGVNQVVLDEEKSLLTVVGTMDPICVAEKLRKIKQKPVVVNIGPPKPPEAKTVPQPVCCKPCPPYCPPYYNNNCDMVTVSTYSKGSGCTIV, via the exons ATGGTGGTCAAG AAAGTTGAGATGAAAGTGGACATCAACTGCGGGAAATGCAAAAATGCAATCATGCAAGCTGTTGCAGAGATAGAAG GTGTGAATCAGGTTGTACTGGATGAAGAGAAGAGCTTGCTGACGGTGGTTGGCACGATGGATCCAATCTGCGTTGCAGAAAAGCTAAGGAAGATCAAACAGAAACCAGTAGTAGTCAACATTGGACCACCAAAACCTCCAGAGGCCAAAACAGTACCGCAGCCAGTATGTTGTAAGCCTTGCCCTCCGTATTGCCCTCCATACTACAACAACAACTGTGACATGGTAACAGTTAGTACCTATAGTAAGGGAAGCGGCTGCACCATTGTTTGA
- the LOC106305417 gene encoding probable germin-like protein subfamily 2 member 5 — protein sequence MASIATSLVVIVTMLVSAVAVASESNMLQDVCVADLSNAVKVNGYTCKDSTQVTPEHFFFQGLATAAAASNTSTGAVVTGATVEKLPGLNTLGLSMSRIDYAPNGLNPPHVHPRASEIIFVLEGQLHVGFVTTAGKLVDKYINKGDVFVFPKGLLHFQKNIARSAPASVIAAFDSQLPGTQSLVSSLFGALPDDILVKSFQFKPKQVKRIKSRYQPKK from the exons ATGGCGTCTATTGCGACCAGTCTCGTTGTTATTGTTACCATGTTGGTCTCAGCCGTGGCCGTAGCTTCAGAGTCCAACATGCTTCAAGATGTTTGTGTTGCTGATTTGTCCAATG CGGTCAAGGTCAATGGATACACATGCAAGGACTCAACACAAGTAACACCCGAACACTTTTTCTTTCAAGGCTTAGCCACCGCCGCAGCCGCCTCAAACACAAGCACCGGCGCCGTTGTAACCGGAGCCACCGTGGAGAAGCTACCAGGACTCAACACTCTCGGTCTCTCCATGTCCCGCATTGACTACGCACCAAACGGCCTAAACCCACCGCACGTTCACCCACGTGCTTCCGAGATCATCTTTGTCCTAGAGGGTCAGCTCCACGTAGGCTTCGTAACAACCGCAGGAAAACTCGTCGACAAGTACATCAACAAAGGAGATGTTTTCGTTTTCCCCAAAGGACTTCTCCATTTTCAGAAGAACATAGCTAGGTCGGCTCCTGCTTCTGTAATAGCGGCTTTTGATAGCCAGTTGCCTGGAACACAGTCACTAGTGTCCTCTCTTTTTGGAGCTCTCCCTGATGACATTCTCGTTAAGTCATTCCAGTTCAAACCCAAACAAGTTAAGAGGATCAAGTCCAGATACCAACCCAAGAAATGA
- the LOC106304547 gene encoding nuclear localization sequence-binding protein, with translation MPGSRGEITVDDQNGVDNDHKRRKKKKEGGDGTETENQLVMPSISKPRKRFIDKFRKRPKSQNQSSSSSSSRSGSRKGGCFSLRRRRRRTEEEEEEEASPSSPVSDPNDECFTHEMLRVMLETNDFCSNECNPHR, from the coding sequence ATGCCTGGAAGCCGCGGGGAGATAACGGTGGATGATCAGAACGGAGTCGATAACGATCACAAGAGGAGGAAGAAGAAGAAGGAGGGAGGGGATGGAACTGAGACCGAGAATCAATTAGTAATGCCTTCAATTTCGAAACCCAGGAAGCGATTTATAGACAAATTCAGAAAGAGACCTAAATCACAAAATCAATCATCTTCATCTTCGTCTTCAAGGTCTGGGTCGCGTAAAGGAGGATGCTTTTCTTTGAGGAGACGTCGGAGGAGAACAGAGGAGGAGGAGGAGGAGGAGGCTTCTCCTTCTTCTCCAGTTTCTGATCCTAACGATGAATGCTTCACTCATGAGATGCTGCGTGTTATGTTGGAGACTAATGATTTCTGCTCTAATGAGTGTAATCCGCATCGGTGA
- the LOC106301981 gene encoding zinc finger CCCH domain-containing protein 64-like yields the protein MDGLVVAHNLFWLRGSGKFTLHGLSVAYLSGTESSDGQFGKYSQDDVDALRALADDSGVVDLFLTNEWPVGVTNRAAESDIPAEVSDSSCCDSNVSELVKEVKPRYHIAGSMGVFYAREPYLNVDSSHVTRFLGLAQVGNKNKQVCSLIVTLVPRAWYLLVTPNTLGS from the exons ATGGACGGGCTCGTGGTGGCACACAACTTGTTTTGGTTAAGAGGAAGTGGGAAGTTCACTCTTCATG GTTTGTCTGTTGCTTACTTATCTGGTACGGAGTCATCTGATGGTCAGTTTGGGAAGTACAGTCAAGATGATGTTGATGCTCTTCGTGCTCTTGCTGATGATTCTGGAGTTGTTGATTTGTTTTTGAC TAATGAATGGCCTGTGGGAGTCACGAACAGAGCTGCGGAGTCTGATATTCCTGCAGAGGTTTCTGATTCGTCTTGTTGTGATTCCAATGTTTCTGAATTGGTGAAGGAAGTTAAACCTCG TTATCACATTGCAGGTTCGATGGGGGTGTTCTATGCCCGTGAACCTTACTTGAACGTTGATTCTAGTCATGTAACTCGCTTTCTTGGCCTTGCTCAAGTTGGAAACAAAAACAAACAGGTGTGTTCTTTGATAGTTACTCTTGTCCCAAGAGCTTGGTACTTATTGGTCACACCTAACACTCTTGGTAGTTAG
- the LOC106302154 gene encoding pectin acetylesterase 10, with translation MRNLFLLGVVLVTGLVLGTEANENLEFNVTELDRIEELEYGFSKSSSNFNPLMVGLTLIRGAGAKGAVCLDGTLPGYHLHRGHGSGANSWLIQLEGGGWCDNIRNCVYRKKSRRGSSNYMEKQIQFTGILSDKAQQNPDFFNWNRVKLRYCDGGSFSGDSQNKAARLQFRGERIWRAAMDDLKAKGMRYAKQALLSGCSAGGLAVILRCDEFRNLFPGSTRIKCLSDAGLFLDTPDVSGGHAIRKLYNGVVQLQGVRNNLPHMCTNHLNPTSCFFPQNLISQMKTPLFIVNAAYDIWQIQSSIAPTSADPHGYWHECRLNHGRCNAAQLRFLQGFRNQMLRAVTGFSKSRKNGLFINSCFAHCQTERQDTWFADDSPVIHKKAVAIAVGDWYFDRAEVKLIDCPYPCDRSCHNLVFR, from the exons ATGAGGAACCTTTTCTTGTTAGGGGTTGTTCTGGTAACAGGACTGGTTCTAGGGACTGAGGCAAATGAGAATCTAGAGTTCAATGTCACTGAACTAGATCGCATTGAGGAATTAGAGTATGGTTTCTCCAAATCTAGCTCCAACTTCAACCCATTAATGGTTGGCCTCACACTTATCAGAGGAGCTGGCGCCAAAGGAGCTG TATGTTTGGATGGAACATTGCCTGGATATCACTTACATCGTGGACATGGATCCGGAGCAAATAGCTGGCTTATTCAACTAGAG GGAGGAGGATGGTGTGACAACATAAGGAACTGTGTATACCGAAAGAAGAGTCGTCGTGGTTCCTCTAACTACATGGAGAAACAGATTCAGTTTACAGGAATACTTAGCGACAAAGCTCAACAAAATCCAG ATTTTTTCAACTGGAATAGAGTCAAGCTTCGTTACTGTGATGGTGGTTCTTTTAGTGGTGATAGTCAGAACAAG GCTGCACGGCTTCAGTTTAGAGGGGAACGGATATGGAGAGCAGCAATGGACGATTTGAAAGCCAAGGGAATGCGATACGCCAAACAG GCACTTCTATCTGGATGCTCTGCTGGTGGTTTAGCAGTGATCTTACGCTGTGACGAGTTCAGAAACTTGTTTCCAGGATCTACCAGAATCAAGTGCTTAAGCGATGCTGGCTTGTTCTTAGACAC ACCTGATGTGTCCGGTGGCCACGCCATCAGGAAGTTATATAACGGCGTTGTGCAGTTGCAGGGAGTGAGGAACAATCTGCCACATATGTGCACTAACCATCTCAACCCAACTTCT TGTTTCTTCCCTCAAAACTTGATCAGTCAGATGAAAACTCCTCTTTTTATTGTCAATGCAGCATATGATATTTGGCAG ATTCAAAGCAGTATAGCTCCAACAAGTGCAGACCCTCATGGGTATTGGCATGAATGCAGATTAAACCATGGAAGATGCAATGCAGCTCAGCTCCGGTTCTTGCAAG GGTTTAGAAATCAAATGTTGAGAGCCGTAACAGGATTCTCAAAGTCAAGAAAGAATGGGTTGTTTATAAACTCTTGTTTTGCTCATTGCCAAACCGAAAGGCAAGACACTTGGTTCGCTGATGATTCTCCTGTTATCCACAAAAAG GCGGTGGCGATAGCTGTTGGAGATTGGTATTTTGATAGAGCAGAAGTGAAGCTGATAGATTGTCCGTACCCGTGTGATAGGAGCTGCCACAATCTTGTCTTCAGATGA